In Microbulbifer sp. GL-2, the following are encoded in one genomic region:
- the folE gene encoding GTP cyclohydrolase I FolE produces the protein MKEHYARIIEEIGEDPQRPGLKSTPRRAAKAMKYLTSGYDQTVEDVVNNAIFPFDSSEMVLVKDIELYSLCEHHLLPFIGYSHVAYIPNGKILGISKLARIVDMFARRLQIQERLTTQIAETLQGIIGATGVGVVIEAKHTCMMMRGPQKQNSMMRTLAMLGTFRSNQATRNEFFSLLRQ, from the coding sequence ATGAAAGAACACTACGCACGCATTATTGAGGAAATAGGTGAAGATCCGCAACGCCCAGGTCTCAAAAGCACGCCTAGGCGCGCTGCCAAGGCCATGAAATACCTGACCAGTGGCTATGATCAGACCGTTGAAGATGTAGTCAACAATGCGATTTTTCCTTTCGATAGCAGTGAGATGGTACTGGTTAAGGATATCGAACTCTATTCCCTGTGTGAACATCACCTACTACCATTTATTGGCTACAGTCATGTAGCTTATATTCCTAATGGCAAGATTTTAGGTATATCCAAGTTAGCGCGCATTGTTGATATGTTTGCGCGTCGCTTGCAAATCCAGGAGAGGCTTACCACTCAGATTGCCGAGACTCTACAAGGTATCATTGGCGCTACCGGTGTTGGTGTTGTCATCGAGGCCAAGCACACATGCATGATGATGCGTGGTCCTCAAAAGCAGAATTCAATGATGAGAACGTTGGCTATGCTCGGCACCTTTCGTAGTAACCAAGCCACACGCAATGAGTTTTTCTCTTTGCTCCGCCAATAG